The following are encoded together in the Lactuca sativa cultivar Salinas chromosome 1, Lsat_Salinas_v11, whole genome shotgun sequence genome:
- the LOC128127061 gene encoding uncharacterized protein LOC128127061: MSLEDIVKSLATSTQTFQQETKASIKNLEQQFSQLATSVSKLESQGKLPTQTENNPRHNVCAITLRGGKSYDGPKVSVGQEEEEVIVEEATKEEKKEDKTTAKKSFVTEPKATPAPFPERLKSTKKEREESEIMQMFPKVHMNIPLLEAIKQVPRYARFLNDLCVSKKKLKGNQIVKVGENVSAVLQKRIPPKCNDPRVFTVPCKLGNLYVPRAMLDLGTLSKTGVIFQLADRSLVHPKGVLENVLVQVDEFVFPADFYVLDMGDDDSPSSSSILLGRPFLKTSKTKIDVYNETLSMEFDGEVINFNVHEEKKPLAEKSLNSTNHDFMELVLSQILDKYKAKELAKECGINKEVLEILKFKDDKHMWIDGREVEPPTTKAKFLPPVEQAQDSGAKTPPDPIKNIHV; encoded by the exons atgtccttagaggacatagTGAAGAGTTTGGCAACTAGTACACAAACTTTCCAACAAGAAACAAAAGCAAGCATAAAGAACTTAGAGCAACAATTTTCACAGCTTGCTACTTCCGTAAGCAAACTAGAATCTCAAGGAAAGTTGCCCACCCAAACTGAAAATAATCCAAGGCATAATGTGTGTGCCATCACTTTGAGAGGCGGAAAGAGCTACGATGGTCCAAAAGTGTCGGTtggtcaagaagaagaagaagtaattGTCGAAGAGGCCAccaaagaagaaaagaaggaagATAAAACAACCGCAAAGAAGTCCTTCGTCACTGAGCCTAAAGCCACACCTGCTCCATTCCCCGAACGATTAAAGAGCACAAAGAAAGAACGGGAAGAGAGTGAGATTATGCAAATGTTCCCGAAAGTTCACATGAACATTCCACTCCTCGAGGCCATCAAGCAGGTACCTAGATATGCAAGGTTCCTTAATGATCTTTGTGTATctaaaaagaaattgaaaggaAACCAAATTGTAAAAGTTGGGGAAAATGTATCCGCGGTTTTGCAAAAGAGGATACCCCCAAAGTGCAATGATCCCAGAGTCTTTACCGTGCCATGCAAATTGGGGAATCTTTATGTACCTCGAGCCATGCTCGATCTTG GAACATTAAGCAAAACCGGTGTGATCTTTCAACTTGCCGACCGGTCTTTGGTACATCCAAAAGGTGTATTGGAGAATGTGTTAGTGCAAGTTGATGAATTTGTTTTCCCAGCCGATTTTTATGTCTTAGATATGGGAGATGATGACTCTCCAAGTTCAAGTTCCATACTTTTGGGTAGACCTTTTCTTAAAACTTCTAAAACAAAAATTGATGTCTACAACGAAACTTTAAGTATGGAATTTGATGGTGAAGTTATCAACTTCAATGTTCATGAAGAAAAAAAA CCACTGGCTGAAAAGAGCTTAAACTCGACTAACCATGATTTTATGGAGTTAGTCTTGTCACAAATATTAGATAAGTACAAAGCCAAAGAACTTGCAAAGGAGTGCGGTATAAACAAGGAGGTGCTGGAGATTTTGAAATTCAAGGATGATAAGCACATGTGGATTGATGGAAGAGAAGTAGAGCCACCTACTACCAAAGCCAAATTTCTTCCACCGGTGGAACAAGCACAAGATTCGGGAGCAAAAACTCCACCGGACCCTATAAAGAATATACATGTCTAG